Below is a window of Aerococcus viridans DNA.
TTTATTGTACCAGTAAAAAATACCATTTTCTTTGTCATAACTAAAAATCCAATACCTAGAAATGAAAGAAAAAGTGCCCTCAACTTCACCACAACGGCTAATCGAGGACACTTTATTAATTATGAAAATACAATCCTATTGATTAATGACCTGTTCGCCGTGCAAATTCTGCAAATCGAAATTTATCAATACGGTGGTGGGATGAAGTGTATTGGAAAAAGGTGGCATCTTCTAAGTAAACATGGCTGTTGACTTGATATAATATAGTCATCCGGGCCAATGGCCATTTCTTTTTGATCTATATCATCCGCCTTTTTGGCCACAATTTCCTTATTGGCAAAGGATATTTGTAAGTCCAGTTCTTGTTCAAAGTATTGATAAATAGATACTTCCGCAATTTCATCTGGTACCCATCTTGGACAACGGATACGCGGAGGTAGTCGTGGTCAACAATGACCGTTTCCCCTTCCATTTCACGGGCCCGAATCAGGTGGATGAAAGGTTCGTCCGCTTCAACACCGTCTTCACCGACGAGAAAGTCAGGTGCCGCTACCCGTTTATTACTCAAAACTTGGGTTGCAGTTTGGAAAGTGTTGGGTTTCTTGCAATTCCTTGTAGGAAGTTAAACCGGATATAGGAAAAGAAAAACGGGCAAAGTCTAGGACGATAGCCCCTTTACCTTGTTTCTTCTGGATAAAACCGGTGTCTTCCAATTTTTTCTGCGCTTTTCGAATGGTTTCGCGCGCGATACGTCGTAAGTCTTGGCCAGGTCATTTTCACTGGGAAGTAACCTTCCTACAGGGTAGATGCCCTGGTGGATTTATTTTGAATATCAGCGGAATAAATTCGAACTTGTACATTTCCGTCACCTACTTATCTAGCTTCATTTTGTGTGTCCTTTTCGCTGGAAGTTAATCCAGCATCTCTAGGTATTGATCGTACTTGTCTTCACCGAATAGGGTTGAGATAACATGGCCTTTATAGGCTTCAAGATCAATGTCCATTGCGATATAGACGTTCTTTGGTCTGTCTGTTCGTTCTTCAAAGTCGATGACCGTTTGCCCATATGTATATTCACCTTTAGTTTCAATAACTAAATTAGTATGGTAAACCTCAGTTAGGATCTCTGGATGTAGATAACCGACAACTGCTACGAGGTCATGGATAACGATTCCAATTTTGCCTTCATTTTCAAATGAATTGAGGACATAATCATCAAACATTTCACGGATCATGCTGCCTAGTTCACCGCCTGCTTGACGGATAAATTCTAAGTCGTTCATATCCAAGAGGGACGGTCTCGTCACGTCTAAACCAACCATTGTAATCGGAACAGATTCACCCAAGGCTTGATAGACGATATCGACTGAAACTGGGTCAAACCAGTAGTTAAATTCCGCTACTGGGTTGGTGTTCCCGTCAAAAGCAGCCCGCCCATAGACATGATTGATCGGACTTGTTTCATGGTCGCTAAATCTTTTTCAACGGCCAAAGCAATATTCGTTAGTGGTCCTAAGGTAATCAAATCGATTTCACCAGGATGTGCTTTAACTTGCTCAAGAATGAAGTCAACTGCGTGCTGGTCTTGAATTAAACTTTCATCATAGGGGAAATCAACGCCCGCCCATTCCGTTTGATCCGTGAATATTCCCAGTTGCATTCTCTCTGGTGGTTTATTGTCTTTTAAAGAGGTATAATCGTTGTCAGCCCCGGATAAATCTTCACGCGACCATCGAAATAAGTAGATACCCGAACCGCATTCGTGGTGGTCATATCCAATCCCTTATTCCCTGCAACCGTAGTGAAACCTAAAATTTCCAAGCTATCGTCCGATAAAGCCGTCATCAAAGCCGCTGCATCGTCAATTCCTGGGTCCGTATCAATAATTACCTTACGTTTATCCATGAAAATTCCTCCTATATCCTATCTGACTATACAAGTTCATTGTATCATGTAAGCGGTTTATTTTATAATAATATTCTTTTGGAAAAGGAACTCGTATCGTTAATCTAACGATTTTGTTTAAATTGCGCTACCACTTGAATATGGGTTGATAATGCTTTTAAGATTTTCTCCAATGACTCTAAATCCCCAATCATATTGCTTGGGTCTGCTTCAATAAAGAAGCCGTAACGGAAGGGTTTCATCGGAATTGGACGGGCATTCAATCCGTCCAAGTTGATCCGGTAAACATCTAATACCTGTAGTAACTTGGCCAAAGCACCTGGTTCATGCGGAGTTTCAATATACAACATGATTTTTTCATGGGTATTGGTCATATCGATATTGTCATATCGTTCAAAGACTAAAAATCGCGTCATATTCCCTGATTCATCGTATGCTGCTGGTTCTAGAGCTTGTAAACCGTGCAATTCACCCGCACGAGGGCTGGCAATCGCTGCGATAGTAGGGTCATCCTCCTGGACAATATATTCCGCTGAACACAGCGGTATCAATATAAGCTACAGGTTCCATATTGGGATAGCGGTCAAATAATAATTTACACTGTGACAGGGCTTCTGGATGAGAGTAAACTTTCGTCACTTGATGAATATCAGCACCAGGCAATCCCCATAAGACATGGTTCACCGGTTGGTAATGTTCATATTTTGCTAGGACGGTTGGTAACGGATAATATCCATTGTTCGAGCAATTAATCCTGTTGTCGAATTCTCAATTGGCATGACAATTCGGTCTACTTTTCAGCCACTAAGTCATCTACCATAGGTTGGAAGTCATCATAGGAAATAATTTCCAAACGTTCATCATCAATCTCAACATGCAACTGTTCGCGCACAAAAGCAATCGTTGCTGCCTCGCTATAAGCCCCCGGTATGCCTTGGTAACCAATTCTCATCATTATTTCACCCTTCTTTTTAAAATCTCATATTCATAAGTGTACCAGTTTCAACTGCTAATGTCATTCTGGATAAAATAAAAAAATACCCCAACCACTATTAAGCATAGCAATTGGAGGCATTTATTTTCGATTTATTTTGTAAATGATTTTGCTTGGCCTACAGCATAATCGTAAGCATCTGCTGCTGAATCTTTTACACGATCACCCAATGAGCGGTTTGGTAAAAATGATACATCATTAGCACGACGAGCTAAGTCACGACCTGTATGGCGTAATTGGCGACCAGCATCATCGATGAAATCACTGACTACTGAGTTTTTATCTTCTTGATATAATGCGACAGCGGCAATACCTGCGATTGCAGCAATTGCACCTAAAGCAATTAAACCTTTTTTAGTTGATTGTTCCATGATATCACTCCCCATAATTATTGTATACATTATAGCATATCTAATATACCAGAGAAAATAATATGTCTACTAGTCAAGGCAGTGATTTAGGCTAAATATCATACCTTTTTGGTGGCTGCCCCTAATTCACCACAATTAAGAGATATGCCAAAGTAAATGAAAAAAGCGGACTGTATCAACATGACAGTCCGCTTCATACGACTTATTGTGAAAGCTTATGGCTCTACAATATATAGGACTGATGACTTTTTAAAGAAAGTCATTGGTTCTATTTTTTTTACAAAAAAAGAAGAATCTCCATTATCATAAAGTTAACGACAACCATGATAAGATAGGAGATTCCCCGTATGAATAAGTTTATCAATACCACGTTGCAATTGAAAGATGAAATATAATTTTCGAAGATAAAGTTGAAGAAATGACAGTTAAGAATGTAAAGTCACTGATTTATTTCGGCAGGTTAGATGTAAATCCTCAGTATTGTCCAGCCTGCGGCTGCGCTAAACAAGGAAATAGTATCGTTAAGAATGGATCTAAAAAATCAAGAATCACGCTAACAAAGATATCAGGGTTACCTGCCTACCTTGAATTACGAAAACAACGATATCACTGTAGAGAATGTAATAGCTACTTCACTGCTAAATCAGAGATAGTCGGTGATAACTGTTTTATTTCTAAGCGCGTTAAACGGATGGTATTAGACTTTGCTACCAATGCGTTGACACTTAAACATATCGCAGAGACATGCAACGTTTCTGATCATACAGTTCAACGGGTAATTAATGGTGCTGGTAAAGACCTTAAACCTAGCATCTTCGATGCGTTACCTGAGCATATTGCTTTCGATGAATTCAAAGGTGTAAAGCATGCCGAAGGAAATATGAGCTTTGTCTTTATAGATAATACGGATTCACGTATTGTAGATGTGCTAGGAGATCGCAGAAAATTCAAGCTACGTGATTACTTTTTTGCCTATCCGTTGAAAACTCGTCAGAAAGTTCAAACAGTTACAATGGACATGTACATGCCTTATATGGAAGTCGTTAGAGAGGTATTTCCCAATGCCAAAATTATTATTGATCGCTTCCACTTAGTTCAAGCGTTAAATCGAGAATTGAATAAGTTACGTATTGAAGTAATGAATGCCTTTAGAATTCCAGACCATAGATTGTACAACAAATATAAAAGATATTGGCGACTATTCTTAATGCCCCGAGAAAGCCTAAGCTCATGGGATTATCAATCATTCAAGTTATTCGATTGGCTTACGAATACCGGTGGTATTTTAGATTATTTACTGGACAAGAATCCATTATTAAAAGACACCTATAATCTTATCCATAACTTGCGTGAGTCGCTCCAAGAGAATGATTCTGAAGCATTTAAAGCTCAGTTAGCGCAGTCCAAGTTAGTTAATTTACCAAGCGGACTAAGACGAGTGTTGCGTACATTTATCAAACTTCAAAGATATATTGGGCATACTTTTAAATATAAACACTTAACGAATGGCCGAATAGAAGGTTTGAATAATAAAATTAAGGTCTTAAAACGGATAGCCTATGGATACCGAAACTTCCAAAATTTTAGAACTAGAATATTAATGACGAACAAGCTATATCTAAATGAAATACCGGTAGTACAAGCAGCCTAAGGGCTGCTCTGAAAGCATAGTATAAAGATGAAAATGAATAATGGAATATAAAAACCAGCATCTAATGATTACCTGGCAGATATTACTCATCAGTCCTATTTGACGAAGAGCCCAAATAAAAAAGAGACCTGCTTTTATACAGATCTCTCGTTTTAATTAATTGTTGTCATAGATTTCAGCGCGTTCGATTTCTTTTACTTGAAAATAGGCTGATAACAAGGGAATGACAATCCCTGCAACCATGACCCCAAATAAGTTAAAGGCGACAGTACACATTAATGTTACGACTATCGGCAACCAAAAAGGTAATTTTAAATCTTTACCGATGAGTAATGGCTGCAAGATTTCGGTCAATAATTCAACACCCAGGTAAATAGCAAATAGCCACCAACCTACTTGGGTATCCCCCTGCAACCACTCAATCAATATCCATGGAATAAAGACAACCCCTGCACCAATGACTGGTAGTAAGGCTACTAGACTAATCCCAATAGCCATTAACCAGGCCAAGTGAATGTCTAAGACCCAAAAGCCTACACCATAAATGATGACGGTTAAGAGTAATAATTTGGCTTCTGCCCCCACATACAATTTAATGTTTTGAATGGTGTGCAAGAAAACTTGTTTCCAAAATGTGGCTCTTGTCATCTTATCATCCTTTCTTAGAAATCTTCCTGCCTATGTAGAACGCATCCCTTGACCGCTAAACTTATTTCTTAGCTTCTTTAGCTTCGCGTTTAGCGACTACACCGGCTAGATCGTAAGTATAATTTGGATCTAGAATACGGTCATTTTCGATGAAAGCATCTTTTATGGCTTGATTGATTGCCTTGTTGTCTTCATCGCTTAATCGTTTAACATCCGGTAATTGGATTGGTTTACCTACACGCACTTTGGCACGGTTGGTTGTTTTCCAAGTGAATAAATCACGAATACCAATTGGGCCTTGGTAGGTAACAGGCAAAATTTCTGCCTTGCCCATCTTAGCCATTGAAACGGCACCGTCTTTGATTTCATCTGAATAACGAGAGCCAGTTGGGAAAAGCCCAACATATTTCTCGCCTTCTTTGATGGTTCGAACGGCTTGTTTAATGGTTGAAGCGCTAGGATTTTCACGGTCAACTGGAATGATGTTGATGGTTGTGAAGAACCAGGCTAAAAATTTATTGGCTAATAATTCTTTCTTCGCCATAAAGGCTATTTGCTTAGGACGTAATGCCATGGCAATAAAGATTGGATCAAGGATTGAACGGTGAGGGCCAACTACTAAGTAATTGGCTTCTGGATCGAAGGCCTCATCAATATCAATCTTGGTTGGACCATTAATTAACTGGATAAACCAGGATATTAAAGTCAGTAAAATATTATAAATCATCGGTTTCCCCTTCATCTATATCTTGATGTGCATCCGAATAGGTCTGCAACTGATACATATTATAATATGTGCCACCTTGTGCAATCAAGTCGTCATGGTTTCCGTGCTCGATGATGTGGCCATTTTTAAGGACAATAATTTGGTCTGCATCTTTAATTGTTGATAAACGATGGGCGATGATAATGGTTGTCCGACCTATTCGCATATTAGCTAAACCAGATTGGATTTTCTGCTCTGTTTCGGTATCGATATTGGCTGTCGCTTCGTCTAATACCAAGATTTTAGGTTCTCGTAAGATTGACCGGGCAAATGATAACAATTGTTTTTGCCCTGTCGAGAATGCAGCCCCGCCTTCAATTACTTTGGCGTGATAGCCGTCATCAAGGGACTCGATAAAGTCATCAGCTTTTACGAATTGGGCTGCAGCTCTGACCATATCATCAGAATAGTCTCCGTGCAGACGGATGTTTTCAGCGATATCCCCGTAGAACATGAAAGAATCTTGTAAGACTAAGCCGATATCTTCTCTCAGTTGCTTTAGCGGGATATCTTTAATAGATTGGCCGTCAATTAAAATGTCCCCTTGATTGAATTCATAGAACCGCATCAAGACATTGATAATCGACGATTTACCAGAACCAGTTTGGCCAACAAAGGCCACTGTTTGTCCCGGTTTAATATCGATATTGATATCATGTAGCACTTGTTTTTTCTCGTCATATGAAAATGACAAGTCCTTGATTTGAATATGCCCTTCAGCCACTTTACCAGCTGCTCCTGGATTAGAAACTGGCGCCATTTCCGGATTGTCTAGCAAGGCTAATACTCGCGATCCAGATACCATACCATCTTGGAATATTGATAGAGAATCCATCATTTGACCCATCGGTTGGAAGAAGGATTTCGCGTAAGAAGTAAAGGCATATACAACCCCGACATTAATGGCTACCCCTTGCAAGTCTTGGAAACCAAAAATATACAAGACAAGGACCAAGGCAATGGCTTCAAGTAAGTTGATGGCTGGTTGTAGTAACAAGGCATTCATTTTGAACATACCTACACGCGCTCTTACATAAGTTTGGTTAACGTCATCGAATTCTTGCATTACACGTTTTTGTTGACCATAGTTTTGAATGATATTCATCCCAGAAATAGACTCGCTTAATTTCGCGTTCAAAGTAGATAGCGCTACCCGCATCCGGCCATAAATAAAAGTCGATTGACGTTGGTAGATATAAATCAAAATAAACATTACAGGTACAAAGGCCATGAAGACAAGGGCCAAGCCAGCATCTAGCGTAAACATGGCATAAGTAATAGCCACAATATTCAGTAAACCGTCAAAGAAGGATAGAAAGACCTGCCAAAATTCTTTAATGGTTTCGGTATCGTTAGTCACCCGTGAAACCACTGACCCGTTCGGTGTTTGGTCAAAGTACCGCATACCTAAGTGCACTACTTTTTGGTAGACAGTGTTTCGCATATTGGCCACTGTTTTTTCTGCCGTCAATTTGAAGGTAAAGTCTCTAAAATAATAAGTGGCTACTTTTAATAAGGTTAAGCCAAAATAAAAAACTGTGACCTGTATTGTCACTTGTAGGGTTGCTGAATTGGTCCCCAACACTTCATCCAAATATCGTTGGATAATAATGGGTAGGTAAGCTGAAATAGCTGCAACGATTGCTGTTGCCACAAAGGACAAGGCAAAGGGTAGCCAGTACGGTTTACCAAATCCGATAATTCCTTTGAAGATCCGCACCTGGTCTGCTAGTGAAAACTTTGTTTGACTAGAATTCTCCATTAGAAGCACCACCTTCGCTAATTTTTCTTTGTAATTGTTGTTGGTTATAAGTATGGGCATACCAACCGTCTTCAAGGACTAATTCGTTATGTTTACCGCGTTCAATAATCGTCCCTTTGTCCATGACAATGATCTCTTCTGCATGCATCACTGAAGATAGACGTTGAGCAGCAATAATCGTTGTTTTATTGGCACGTTCTTGCCGTAAATTGGTCAAGATATTTTCTTCTGTTTGCGCGTCTACCGCTGAAAGCGAGTCATCCATGATTAAGTATTCTGGGTCAACCGCTAAGGCACGAGCGATAGCAATCCGTTGTTTTTGCCCTCCTGATAAAGACACCCCACGTTCCCCAACTTCCGTTTGGTAGCCTTCAGGGAATTTCATGATGTCTTCGTGGATATCCGCTACTTTGGCATAGTGAATGACTTCTTCTTCAGATAGGTTTGGATTCCCAAAACGAATGTTTTCTAAAATCGTATTTGAAAACAGGAAATTCGTTTGCGGTACATATCCGATTGCTGAAGATAGTGTATTTAGACTGAAATCTTTGATATCTTTGCCGTCATAGGTAATTTGACCTTCGTATTGGTCATAATCACGCATCAACAACTTGAAGATTGTCGTTTTGCTAGACCCAGTACGACCAACTACACCAAGCATATTGCCCTCTTTCAGGTGAAAACGCGTATCCGATAATTTCGTCCGGCCATCATCTGGGTAGGCAAATTTCTGAACGTCAAAATGGATATCCCCTTGAATCGGCGTTGTAATAGCTTGATCAGCTTCAACGATAGCCGGCTGCTCGTTCAATAATTCAGACACCCGGTCCCACGATGCGTTACCACGCTCAAGCGTATTGACTAGGTGACCGACCGCAATTAAAGGCCAAGCCATCATAGACAAGTAAGAAATGTAGGCAATCAAGTCACCGACTGTTATCCGACCGTTTTGGATAAAG
It encodes the following:
- a CDS encoding ISL3 family transposase, whose translation is MTVKNVKSLIYFGRLDVNPQYCPACGCAKQGNSIVKNGSKKSRITLTKISGLPAYLELRKQRYHCRECNSYFTAKSEIVGDNCFISKRVKRMVLDFATNALTLKHIAETCNVSDHTVQRVINGAGKDLKPSIFDALPEHIAFDEFKGVKHAEGNMSFVFIDNTDSRIVDVLGDRRKFKLRDYFFAYPLKTRQKVQTVTMDMYMPYMEVVREVFPNAKIIIDRFHLVQALNRELNKLRIEVMNAFRIPDHRLYNKYKRYWRLFLMPRESLSSWDYQSFKLFDWLTNTGGILDYLLDKNPLLKDTYNLIHNLRESLQENDSEAFKAQLAQSKLVNLPSGLRRVLRTFIKLQRYIGHTFKYKHLTNGRIEGLNNKIKVLKRIAYGYRNFQNFRTRILMTNKLYLNEIPVVQAA
- a CDS encoding lysophospholipid acyltransferase family protein, producing the protein MIYNILLTLISWFIQLINGPTKIDIDEAFDPEANYLVVGPHRSILDPIFIAMALRPKQIAFMAKKELLANKFLAWFFTTINIIPVDRENPSASTIKQAVRTIKEGEKYVGLFPTGSRYSDEIKDGAVSMAKMGKAEILPVTYQGPIGIRDLFTWKTTNRAKVRVGKPIQLPDVKRLSDEDNKAINQAIKDAFIENDRILDPNYTYDLAGVVAKREAKEAKK
- a CDS encoding arginyl-tRNA synthetase, with the protein product MEQSTKKGLIALGAIAAIAGIAAVALYQEDKNSVVSDFIDDAGRQLRHTGRDLARRANDVSFLPNRSLGDRVKDSAADAYDYAVGQAKSFTK
- a CDS encoding nucleoside hydrolase is translated as MDKRKVIIDTDPGIDDAAALMTALSDDSLEILGFTTVAGNKGLDMTTTNAVRVSTYFDGRVKIYPGLTTIIPL
- a CDS encoding ABC transporter ATP-binding protein, whose translation is MENSSQTKFSLADQVRIFKGIIGFGKPYWLPFALSFVATAIVAAISAYLPIIIQRYLDEVLGTNSATLQVTIQVTVFYFGLTLLKVATYYFRDFTFKLTAEKTVANMRNTVYQKVVHLGMRYFDQTPNGSVVSRVTNDTETIKEFWQVFLSFFDGLLNIVAITYAMFTLDAGLALVFMAFVPVMFILIYIYQRQSTFIYGRMRVALSTLNAKLSESISGMNIIQNYGQQKRVMQEFDDVNQTYVRARVGMFKMNALLLQPAINLLEAIALVLVLYIFGFQDLQGVAINVGVVYAFTSYAKSFFQPMGQMMDSLSIFQDGMVSGSRVLALLDNPEMAPVSNPGAAGKVAEGHIQIKDLSFSYDEKKQVLHDINIDIKPGQTVAFVGQTGSGKSSIINVLMRFYEFNQGDILIDGQSIKDIPLKQLREDIGLVLQDSFMFYGDIAENIRLHGDYSDDMVRAAAQFVKADDFIESLDDGYHAKVIEGGAAFSTGQKQLLSFARSILREPKILVLDEATANIDTETEQKIQSGLANMRIGRTTIIIAHRLSTIKDADQIIVLKNGHIIEHGNHDDLIAQGGTYYNMYQLQTYSDAHQDIDEGETDDL
- a CDS encoding ABC transporter ATP-binding protein, giving the protein MFSIFKKLGWFFKLRWKSYAFGITALVTCAILSAMTPRIVGNMVDQLSAGSLTGQLLITQTGLILLLAIIMYVLRYGWRTIIFGNSTLLESIMRNRLFSHFTKMDATFYHKYRTGDLMAHATNDLAALRFVAGGGILTLTDSISISVVTLFSMFVLIDWQLTLVTILPFPFLIVVARVLGRIINKRFRKSLEAFSSLNDEVQENVSGMKVIKTFGEEEDYYQDFVEKTDQVVEMNRKVYQADAAYTPMIEIITGLTYVLTIFFGTYFIQNGRITVGDLIAYISYLSMMAWPLIAVGHLVNTLERGNASWDRVSELLNEQPAIVEADQAITTPIQGDIHFDVQKFAYPDDGRTKLSDTRFHLKEGNMLGVVGRTGSSKTTIFKLLMRDYDQYEGQITYDGKDIKDFSLNTLSSAIGYVPQTNFLFSNTILENIRFGNPNLSEEEVIHYAKVADIHEDIMKFPEGYQTEVGERGVSLSGGQKQRIAIARALAVDPEYLIMDDSLSAVDAQTEENILTNLRQERANKTTIIAAQRLSSVMHAEEIIVMDKGTIIERGKHNELVLEDGWYAHTYNQQQLQRKISEGGASNGEF
- a CDS encoding prephenate dehydratase domain-containing protein translates to MNHVLWGLPGADIHQVTKVYSHPEALSQCKLLFDRYPNMEPVAYIDTAVFSGIYCPGG
- a CDS encoding prephenate dehydratase domain-containing protein → MIPLCSAEYIVQEDDPTIAAIASPRAGELHGLQALEPAAYDESGNMTRFLVFERYDNIDMTNTHEKIMLYIETPHEPGALAKLLQVLDVYRINLDGLNARPIPMKPFRYGFFIEADPSNMIGDLESLEKILKALSTHIQVVAQFKQNR
- a CDS encoding AI-2E family transporter, encoding MTRATFWKQVFLHTIQNIKLYVGAEAKLLLLTVIIYGVGFWVLDIHLAWLMAIGISLVALLPVIGAGVVFIPWILIEWLQGDTQVGWWLFAIYLGVELLTEILQPLLIGKDLKLPFWLPIVVTLMCTVAFNLFGVMVAGIVIPLLSAYFQVKEIERAEIYDNN